One stretch of Desulfovibrio sp. JC010 DNA includes these proteins:
- the ftsY gene encoding signal recognition particle-docking protein FtsY — protein sequence MGFFSKVKKMWSSPEDRAEQALKDYLGDDYEPQEEIEPEVKAEPEPEPAPEPEPVPEPEPTPEPEPVLETAPEPIEEKAEIPAEKPVVEEPAAEPEAVAEPEAVAEPEISFEKPAVETQPEVVEEAPAAEVKLEPEPVADPEVIEEAPVAAAEPEPVAEKPARPGAPTILEPVMETEAAPAEDKPQWQIDLTKALQQAEPRLSVWLGLILEDIEEAGDDLWDRLSFLLQALEAPQSEAEDFISRFKDWLEDMDYEYVEEFRSELQYRLALALELEDEEDERSRLFIKLSEGLNKTREQITKRIDSMLSSHTAFDDDFWEEFEEILIMADVGYEASMELVERMKDRIRKAGETNPENFKDLLREELDEIFKVPRRIKAFNPPEVVMMIGVNGVGKTTTIAKLAHRAQMQGRKVLIVAGDTFRAAAIGQLEVWARRVGAGFYAKAEGSDPAAVAFEAIDYAVKNGYDLMLLDTAGRLHNKANLMEELHKIRRVLGKKHDEAPHRSVLVIDATTGQNALSQTKIFNEEIGVDELILTKLDGTAKGGVMISVTMQHKIPITHIGLGEKMEDLRPFNGEDFAKALLLS from the coding sequence ATGGGATTCTTTTCTAAAGTAAAAAAAATGTGGAGCAGCCCGGAAGACAGGGCTGAACAAGCACTTAAAGATTATCTCGGTGATGACTATGAGCCGCAGGAAGAGATAGAACCGGAAGTTAAGGCGGAACCGGAGCCGGAACCCGCTCCCGAACCGGAACCTGTTCCCGAACCGGAGCCGACTCCCGAACCGGAGCCTGTGCTTGAAACCGCTCCGGAACCGATTGAAGAAAAAGCCGAAATCCCGGCGGAAAAACCCGTGGTTGAAGAGCCTGCGGCAGAACCCGAAGCTGTTGCAGAGCCTGAAGCTGTTGCAGAGCCTGAAATTTCATTTGAAAAACCTGCCGTTGAGACTCAGCCGGAAGTTGTTGAAGAAGCTCCTGCGGCAGAAGTTAAACTGGAACCGGAACCTGTTGCAGACCCGGAAGTAATCGAAGAAGCTCCGGTGGCAGCAGCCGAGCCGGAACCTGTGGCGGAAAAACCCGCTCGCCCCGGCGCACCGACTATCCTTGAGCCGGTCATGGAGACCGAAGCCGCCCCTGCTGAAGATAAGCCGCAATGGCAGATCGACCTGACCAAGGCACTGCAGCAGGCCGAACCGCGCCTTTCCGTATGGCTGGGACTGATCCTCGAAGACATTGAAGAAGCCGGGGACGATCTCTGGGATCGCCTCTCTTTTCTGCTGCAGGCACTTGAAGCACCGCAAAGTGAAGCTGAAGACTTCATCAGCCGCTTCAAGGACTGGCTCGAAGACATGGACTACGAGTATGTGGAAGAATTCCGCTCCGAACTCCAGTACCGTCTGGCCCTCGCCCTTGAGCTTGAGGATGAGGAAGACGAGCGCAGCCGTTTGTTTATCAAGCTTTCCGAAGGTCTGAACAAGACCCGCGAGCAGATCACCAAGCGCATCGACTCCATGCTTTCCAGCCACACCGCCTTTGATGACGATTTCTGGGAAGAGTTCGAAGAAATCCTGATCATGGCTGACGTGGGTTATGAAGCTTCCATGGAACTTGTGGAACGCATGAAAGACCGCATCCGCAAGGCCGGGGAAACCAATCCCGAGAATTTTAAAGACCTGCTGCGCGAGGAACTGGACGAAATATTCAAGGTTCCCAGACGCATCAAGGCATTCAACCCGCCGGAAGTGGTCATGATGATCGGCGTGAACGGTGTAGGTAAAACCACCACCATCGCCAAGCTGGCCCACCGCGCCCAGATGCAGGGTCGCAAGGTGCTCATCGTTGCCGGTGACACTTTCCGCGCCGCCGCCATCGGCCAGCTGGAAGTCTGGGCCCGCCGCGTTGGTGCCGGATTCTATGCCAAGGCCGAAGGTTCCGACCCCGCAGCCGTAGCATTCGAAGCCATCGACTACGCAGTAAAGAACGGCTACGACCTCATGCTGCTCGACACTGCCGGACGTCTGCACAACAAAGCCAACCTCATGGAAGAACTGCACAAAATCCGCAGGGTCCTCGGCAAAAAGCATGACGAAGCACCGCACCGCAGTGTACTGGTCATTGACGCCACCACCGGACAGAACGCCCTCTCCCAGACCAAAATCTTCAACGAGGAAATCGGCGTAGATGAACTGATCCTGACCAAGCTGGACGGCACCGCAAAAGGCGGAGTCATGATCTCCGTAACCATGCAGCACAAGATTCCCATCACCCACATCGGGCTGGGTGAAAAAATGGAAGATTTACGTCCATTTAATGGTGAGGATTTTGCGAAGGCGTTGTTGCTGTCGTAG
- a CDS encoding helix-turn-helix transcriptional regulator, which produces MELPLCNFRAENRNSVTKSVYRSILLFFCRKGCHLMSEMIPEEGGTFDTVLFFFDDAMLAGFVEQLPVEPGGCLGLDRSAFTIQLTEQINIYLSSMLSLFDSPLGKNNDFLRLKVQELLHYICITSGNEEFVSFLISCRDGSRVDLSEVMDQYFNKNISLETMAELSGRSLSSFKREFKKTFDTTPARWIRERRMSWAEQLIRNSGKSITEISYESGYESLSHFSTLFRKNYGVTPREYRSELNSAKSGL; this is translated from the coding sequence ATGGAATTACCTTTGTGCAATTTCAGAGCAGAAAATCGAAACTCCGTCACGAAGTCTGTGTATCGCAGCATTCTCTTGTTTTTCTGCCGCAAGGGTTGCCACCTCATGTCCGAGATGATTCCGGAAGAGGGTGGAACGTTCGATACAGTCCTGTTCTTTTTTGATGATGCCATGCTTGCGGGTTTTGTTGAGCAGCTTCCGGTTGAACCGGGCGGATGTTTAGGGCTGGACCGTTCGGCTTTTACCATCCAATTAACTGAACAGATCAACATTTATCTCTCTTCCATGCTTTCATTATTCGATTCCCCGTTGGGCAAGAATAACGATTTTTTACGGCTGAAGGTGCAAGAACTGCTACATTATATATGTATAACTTCTGGAAATGAGGAGTTTGTCAGCTTTCTTATTTCCTGCAGGGACGGCAGCAGGGTGGATTTATCTGAGGTAATGGACCAGTATTTTAACAAGAATATAAGCCTCGAAACCATGGCCGAGCTTTCCGGACGCAGCCTTTCATCATTTAAGCGGGAATTCAAAAAGACATTTGATACCACCCCGGCCCGCTGGATTCGTGAGCGGCGTATGTCATGGGCGGAGCAGCTTATCCGCAATTCCGGTAAGAGTATTACCGAGATATCCTATGAATCGGGCTACGAAAGTCTTTCCCATTTCAGCACTCTTTTCCGTAAGAATTACGGAGTCACACCCCGCGAATATCGGTCTGAACTGAATTCAGCAAAATCTGGTCTTTAA
- a CDS encoding GyrI-like domain-containing protein, translating to MNVQIWTLDPAKMAYVEHVGPYEEVGKAWEKLCGWAGPAGIFTPKTKFFGVYYDDPREVAPEKLRSEACITLESAVDAPAEIKFKDFPGGKYAVTTHLGPYEKLGESWLKFYEEWLPQSGEAHAEAPCYEQYMNDPQNTKPEHLVTILCMPIK from the coding sequence ATGAATGTACAGATCTGGACCCTTGATCCGGCAAAAATGGCTTATGTTGAACACGTCGGTCCGTACGAAGAAGTCGGAAAAGCATGGGAAAAACTCTGCGGATGGGCAGGTCCCGCCGGCATTTTCACTCCGAAAACCAAATTTTTCGGCGTATATTACGATGATCCCCGTGAGGTTGCCCCGGAAAAGCTGCGCTCTGAAGCCTGCATTACTTTAGAAAGTGCCGTTGACGCACCTGCGGAAATAAAATTCAAGGACTTCCCCGGCGGCAAATATGCTGTAACAACTCATCTCGGCCCATACGAAAAACTCGGCGAATCATGGCTCAAATTCTATGAAGAATGGCTCCCGCAGAGTGGCGAAGCCCATGCGGAAGCCCCTTGCTATGAACAGTATATGAACGACCCCCAAAACACTAAACCGGAACATCTGGTAACAATATTGTGCATGCCAATTAAATAA
- a CDS encoding exodeoxyribonuclease V subunit beta: protein MLKQVKASAGSGKTYELTARFLSLLAGAQEEDSVPVCKSSQGKGYCWPEIMAVTFTNKAAAEMKERVIRSLKNRALDIEGDGLGADWKPLDAKRQLTPILQRYNRLNIRTIDSLLNLLVRIFALELGLNPEFELLFEPQALFEPNFNKFLAQCEEGDLQRKELLDDAVDSLVLKEEKQGFWLAEQMRMRLLDILTHVIDHPAERLTDQEEIAGLLQIEFDAFQKAVRDLSALIDTDKLAASAHLKKYLAHAAKIEFMDLPKDSAMVAKDSFEDCVNKKSKGDIGSYHEKIYAELKQAHEIYRDKATILRGAYALAPFVRIVEEIRADIIEYQTRNGMLLSADLPKVASYVLQGGSALPDAFCRMGSRLHHLLVDEFQDTSLAQWQAMIPLAVECLSKAGSLFYVGDVKQAIYSWRGGRSELFDEVGQDPELSGLSEFTPANLDYNWRSLEHVIGFNNDFFDALADYDLAMDLAEKLYPNGPEEQQIELAQKISHSFDKASQDLPPNQDRAGGYVRLQRVFASSAAEIVDETRRNFDLLMEELLPRREYRDICVLVRSNGHAQLVCDWLVENSIPVITENSLQLDRHPIVRQMVSLLKFLDYPQDDLAFLEFICGQEIFGTISEIEHDELFRWLAGRDKGPLHRRFSEKYPDFWSTHISPFLRKSGLMTPYDLASEMVSRFKLIETYPQDELYIRRFLEVVHLAEEKRGTSLAAFLDFWELSSAEEKVPLPESVNAVRIMTIHKSKGLEFPVIVVPFHNWSVSGPDSSLADIEIDGQTMLTPMSSSLGDIYYENRTRMFSEQLNLLYVAWTRAGQELYGFLPSEKTRGVSPAMTAIELILEGKFNDLGLLEYGIRPETALNEDPAKKQEIPTAELCADFCTTDSSAAPEAELMGWLPRLRVYRHNLEDYSYDARMRGELAHNAMENLILTGDDEADCLRSAEAAFAKFPAVTKEEDVLVPEVTNMGLWALSVPDVRAAIERGRPEVAIMDAQGETHRADLLLLEDARALVVEYKTGQPSPENEKQVKRYLKLLRDMYGDSKELRGLLVYLDGKFTKEVAI from the coding sequence ATGCTAAAACAAGTTAAGGCTTCTGCCGGGTCCGGTAAGACCTACGAACTTACTGCCAGATTCTTATCCCTCTTGGCCGGGGCGCAGGAAGAGGATTCCGTCCCGGTATGTAAAAGCTCGCAGGGCAAGGGTTACTGCTGGCCTGAAATCATGGCCGTGACCTTTACCAATAAAGCGGCTGCGGAGATGAAAGAACGCGTGATCAGGTCACTTAAAAACCGCGCTCTGGATATTGAAGGCGACGGCCTCGGCGCGGACTGGAAACCGCTGGATGCCAAACGGCAGCTCACTCCCATCCTGCAAAGATATAACAGGCTGAACATCCGTACCATCGACAGTTTGCTGAACCTGCTGGTACGCATTTTCGCCCTTGAACTGGGTCTTAATCCGGAATTCGAACTGCTCTTTGAACCGCAGGCACTCTTCGAGCCCAACTTCAACAAATTTCTGGCCCAGTGCGAAGAAGGCGACCTGCAACGCAAAGAACTGCTGGACGATGCCGTGGACAGCCTCGTGCTTAAGGAAGAAAAGCAGGGGTTCTGGCTGGCCGAACAGATGCGCATGCGGCTGCTCGACATCCTTACCCATGTTATCGACCATCCGGCGGAAAGACTCACCGATCAGGAGGAAATTGCCGGACTGCTGCAAATAGAATTTGACGCATTCCAAAAAGCCGTACGCGATCTTTCAGCACTCATTGATACGGACAAGCTGGCGGCCTCGGCACACCTGAAAAAGTATCTGGCCCACGCCGCCAAAATAGAATTCATGGATCTGCCCAAAGATTCAGCCATGGTCGCCAAGGACAGCTTCGAGGATTGCGTTAATAAAAAATCCAAAGGCGATATCGGGTCATATCATGAAAAAATCTACGCCGAACTGAAGCAAGCCCACGAAATATACCGCGATAAAGCCACCATCCTGCGCGGGGCATACGCGCTGGCCCCGTTTGTGCGCATTGTGGAAGAAATCCGGGCGGACATCATTGAATACCAGACCCGCAACGGCATGCTGCTCAGTGCGGATCTGCCCAAGGTGGCCAGCTACGTGCTGCAAGGCGGCAGTGCCCTGCCCGATGCTTTCTGCCGCATGGGTTCGCGCTTGCACCATCTGCTGGTTGATGAATTTCAGGATACCAGCCTCGCCCAGTGGCAGGCCATGATTCCGCTGGCCGTGGAGTGTCTGTCCAAGGCGGGCAGTCTCTTCTACGTGGGTGATGTGAAGCAAGCCATTTACAGCTGGCGCGGGGGCCGCTCAGAACTTTTCGACGAAGTGGGGCAGGACCCGGAACTTAGCGGACTTTCCGAATTCACCCCGGCAAATCTGGATTACAACTGGCGCAGCCTTGAACATGTTATCGGCTTCAATAACGATTTCTTTGATGCGCTGGCGGATTACGATCTGGCCATGGATCTTGCGGAAAAGCTCTACCCCAACGGCCCGGAAGAACAGCAGATCGAACTGGCCCAGAAAATTTCCCATTCATTTGATAAAGCATCGCAGGATTTGCCGCCGAATCAGGACCGCGCAGGCGGTTATGTGCGGCTGCAACGTGTTTTCGCCTCCAGCGCGGCCGAGATTGTGGATGAAACACGCCGCAATTTCGACCTGCTCATGGAAGAGCTGCTGCCCCGCCGCGAATACCGCGATATCTGCGTGCTGGTCCGCTCTAACGGGCATGCGCAACTGGTCTGTGACTGGCTGGTGGAAAATTCCATCCCGGTGATCACCGAAAACAGCCTGCAGCTTGACCGCCATCCCATCGTGCGCCAGATGGTTTCCCTGCTGAAATTCCTCGATTACCCGCAGGACGATCTGGCCTTTCTGGAATTCATCTGCGGGCAGGAGATCTTCGGCACCATTTCAGAAATTGAACACGATGAACTTTTCAGATGGTTGGCCGGACGGGACAAAGGCCCGCTGCATCGCCGCTTTTCCGAAAAATACCCGGATTTCTGGTCCACACATATTTCACCCTTTCTGCGCAAATCAGGATTGATGACCCCTTACGATCTGGCCAGCGAAATGGTCAGCCGTTTCAAACTCATCGAAACCTACCCGCAGGATGAACTGTACATTCGCCGCTTCCTTGAGGTGGTCCACCTTGCCGAGGAAAAACGCGGCACCTCGCTGGCGGCCTTCCTTGATTTCTGGGAACTCTCCTCGGCTGAAGAAAAAGTGCCCCTGCCGGAATCGGTCAATGCGGTACGCATCATGACCATCCATAAATCCAAGGGTCTGGAATTCCCGGTCATTGTGGTGCCTTTCCATAACTGGTCCGTATCCGGCCCGGACAGTTCACTGGCGGATATTGAAATTGACGGGCAGACCATGCTGACCCCCATGTCCAGTTCACTGGGCGATATTTATTACGAAAACCGGACCCGCATGTTCAGCGAGCAGCTCAATTTGCTCTATGTGGCCTGGACCCGCGCCGGACAGGAGTTGTACGGTTTCCTGCCCTCGGAAAAAACTCGTGGAGTCAGCCCGGCCATGACGGCTATTGAGTTAATCCTTGAAGGAAAATTTAATGATCTCGGTCTGCTTGAATACGGCATCAGACCGGAAACAGCCCTAAACGAAGATCCAGCAAAGAAACAGGAAATTCCCACAGCTGAGCTCTGTGCTGACTTCTGCACCACAGATTCTTCCGCCGCCCCGGAAGCGGAACTCATGGGCTGGCTGCCGAGGCTGCGCGTCTACCGCCACAACCTCGAAGACTACTCCTACGATGCCCGCATGCGCGGGGAACTGGCCCACAACGCCATGGAAAACCTGATCCTTACAGGGGATGACGAGGCGGATTGCCTCCGCAGTGCCGAAGCCGCATTTGCCAAATTCCCGGCAGTGACCAAGGAAGAAGACGTGCTGGTCCCGGAAGTAACAAACATGGGACTCTGGGCCTTATCGGTGCCGGATGTACGCGCCGCCATTGAGCGCGGCAGGCCGGAAGTAGCCATCATGGACGCGCAGGGCGAAACCCATCGCGCGGACCTGCTCCTTCTGGAAGACGCACGGGCTCTGGTTGTTGAATACAAAACAGGCCAGCCTTCCCCGGAAAACGAGAAGCAGGTCAAAAGATATTTGAAATTACTGCGAGATATGTACGGAGATTCAAAAGAATTACGCGGCCTGCTGGTCTATCTCGATGGAAAATTTACAAAAGAAGTAGCTATCTAG
- a CDS encoding RluA family pseudouridine synthase: MNEIDRLIAEESDEGVRVDKFLLKLLPESGLRERRRLIENGFVMVNGRSCRSGLKMFPGAEVVLLEPAEFSCTVDILARVKVVRQGEGFAAVFKPEGLHSAAIAGSVESSVEDCLPGIFAGQEPILANRLDYLTSGMLLVAFGVERENEFRAYEDCGTVDKIYHAKVYGTPEESFICKNLLDTADRKRTKVLDEQAPSERWSRVELLESYEDGTSLLEVRIAKGARHQIRAHLAHAGFPIVGDPVYGRDDGADRMYLHHREIKFSGFAAVCETGWE; encoded by the coding sequence TTGAACGAAATTGACAGACTGATTGCAGAAGAGAGCGATGAGGGCGTGCGCGTGGATAAATTCCTGCTCAAGCTGCTGCCTGAAAGTGGTCTGCGCGAACGCAGACGGCTGATTGAAAACGGCTTTGTGATGGTCAATGGGCGCAGCTGCCGTTCCGGCTTGAAGATGTTTCCTGGCGCGGAAGTTGTGTTGCTTGAGCCCGCTGAATTCTCTTGTACCGTGGATATTTTAGCGCGGGTGAAAGTGGTTCGGCAGGGTGAAGGTTTCGCTGCTGTTTTCAAGCCGGAAGGTCTGCATTCCGCTGCAATCGCCGGAAGTGTGGAATCCTCAGTGGAAGATTGCTTGCCCGGAATCTTCGCGGGGCAGGAGCCGATTCTCGCCAACAGGCTGGATTATCTTACTTCGGGAATGCTGCTGGTTGCCTTCGGAGTAGAGCGGGAAAATGAATTTCGCGCCTACGAGGACTGCGGCACAGTGGATAAAATTTATCATGCCAAAGTTTACGGCACTCCGGAAGAATCGTTTATCTGTAAAAATCTGCTTGATACCGCCGACCGCAAACGGACCAAAGTGCTTGACGAACAGGCACCGTCCGAACGTTGGAGTCGCGTTGAATTGCTGGAAAGTTATGAGGACGGAACATCCTTACTTGAAGTACGCATCGCCAAGGGTGCCCGCCACCAGATTCGCGCCCATCTCGCCCATGCGGGATTCCCAATCGTAGGTGATCCTGTTTACGGGCGCGATGATGGTGCGGATAGGATGTATCTTCATCACCGGGAGATTAAGTTTTCCGGGTTTGCGGCGGTTTGTGAGACGGGGTGGGAATAA
- a CDS encoding EamA family transporter: MNIKGCIFVICAAIMWGLIGPISKFPIAEGVAPLENAFWRAVFAWILFAVHACRIRAVKINIKDLPQIIGFGFVGVTIFYGSYQLAVQDVGAALASVLLYTAPAWVAFMSWLLLGEKMTPVKISAMLITIFGVACVSLGPQIFGTGTKMSFTWPGIIFGLTSGFTYALYYIYGKTIFARYTTPTIFLYALPIGALCLLPFFEFTPKTGTSWGSIIALAVICTYGAYSVYYAGLKWLEPTVAAVIATIEPVIAAILAWLWWNESFDWTGYIGSGLIISAVLMIVMENKITAFLSSKSSEA, encoded by the coding sequence GTGAATATTAAAGGCTGTATTTTCGTCATCTGTGCCGCGATTATGTGGGGGCTGATCGGCCCCATTTCCAAATTCCCCATTGCAGAGGGAGTTGCACCGCTGGAAAACGCCTTCTGGAGAGCGGTTTTCGCATGGATACTCTTTGCTGTCCACGCCTGCCGCATCCGGGCCGTCAAAATCAACATCAAGGACCTGCCCCAGATCATCGGGTTCGGTTTCGTGGGGGTAACCATCTTCTACGGTTCCTACCAGTTGGCGGTACAGGACGTAGGCGCGGCTCTGGCTTCGGTTCTGCTCTACACCGCCCCGGCATGGGTGGCCTTCATGTCTTGGCTGCTGCTGGGCGAAAAAATGACCCCGGTAAAAATATCAGCCATGCTGATCACCATCTTCGGAGTGGCCTGTGTATCGCTGGGACCCCAGATTTTCGGCACCGGCACTAAAATGAGCTTCACCTGGCCGGGTATCATTTTCGGGCTCACTTCCGGGTTTACCTACGCCCTCTACTACATCTACGGCAAAACCATCTTCGCCCGCTACACCACGCCGACCATCTTTCTTTACGCCCTGCCCATCGGCGCGCTCTGTCTGCTGCCCTTCTTTGAATTCACGCCCAAGACCGGAACCTCGTGGGGAAGCATCATCGCGCTGGCAGTAATCTGCACCTACGGAGCCTACTCCGTCTACTACGCGGGCCTCAAATGGCTGGAGCCCACTGTAGCCGCAGTCATCGCCACCATCGAACCGGTAATCGCCGCCATCCTCGCATGGCTCTGGTGGAACGAAAGCTTCGACTGGACCGGATACATCGGCAGTGGTTTGATTATTTCAGCTGTTTTGATGATTGTAATGGAAAATAAAATTACTGCATTTTTATCGAGTAAAAGCAGCGAAGCCTAA
- a CDS encoding GyrI-like domain-containing protein, translated as MSTLLQPYNERMMEVLLYIQRNLDGDLSPETLAEQACFSVAHFHRIFKGMIGESLKEHVRRLRLERAAYRLCYSDDSVMDIALDSGFESPETFSRAFKKRFLVPPSDFRNSSRAILGPGNDGKIHYRPDPSIEGFELDDSPAKCKVEIRTREETQVVFIRHVGPYFGVEKAWEKLCGWGYGNGLMTNETEFLGLSYDDPDITPEEKIRYDACFTIQNEVETPPEMGLQIIPGGRFAVTTHYGSYEGLHTAYREFYGKWLPSSGHQVKNTVPSFEKYIKVPPDVPPEEAVTEIWLAIY; from the coding sequence ATGTCCACACTGCTTCAACCATATAATGAAAGGATGATGGAAGTCCTGCTCTACATCCAGCGCAATCTGGACGGCGACCTCTCCCCGGAAACACTGGCTGAACAAGCCTGTTTTTCCGTGGCCCACTTCCACCGCATTTTCAAAGGAATGATCGGTGAAAGCCTGAAGGAGCATGTCCGCCGCTTGCGTCTTGAACGTGCAGCGTACCGGCTCTGCTACTCGGATGATTCCGTCATGGATATTGCTCTTGATTCAGGCTTTGAATCCCCGGAAACATTCAGCCGGGCTTTCAAGAAAAGATTTCTGGTTCCGCCCAGCGATTTCAGGAACAGCTCACGGGCCATACTCGGCCCCGGAAACGATGGAAAAATCCATTATCGGCCGGACCCGAGTATTGAAGGGTTTGAGCTGGATGACTCCCCGGCCAAATGCAAAGTGGAAATTCGCACTCGCGAGGAAACACAGGTTGTATTTATCCGCCATGTAGGGCCGTATTTCGGAGTGGAAAAAGCATGGGAAAAACTCTGCGGATGGGGCTATGGCAACGGCCTGATGACCAACGAGACTGAATTCCTTGGCCTCAGCTATGACGACCCCGACATCACCCCGGAAGAAAAAATCCGTTACGATGCCTGCTTCACAATCCAAAATGAAGTTGAAACACCGCCGGAGATGGGACTCCAGATCATTCCCGGCGGCAGGTTTGCGGTCACCACCCACTATGGTTCTTACGAAGGGCTGCATACTGCCTATAGAGAATTTTACGGAAAATGGCTTCCAAGCAGCGGACATCAGGTAAAAAACACAGTCCCTTCTTTTGAAAAATACATAAAAGTTCCACCGGATGTTCCGCCCGAAGAAGCGGTCACGGAAATCTGGCTGGCCATTTATTAA
- a CDS encoding rubrerythrin family protein, translating to MTKTLENLKAAFAGESQANRKYLAFAEKAESEGKPGVAKLFRAAAAAETIHAHAHLRLMKGIGSTEENLKAAIEGENYEHESMYPEMMEDAKAEGENAVLRYFGFANEAEKIHANLYTEALNADGDVFAEADFHICSVCGHTQNGAATEKCPICGAAPKAYSKVD from the coding sequence ATGACCAAAACACTTGAAAACCTTAAAGCAGCTTTCGCAGGTGAATCCCAGGCCAACCGTAAATACCTCGCTTTCGCAGAAAAAGCTGAGTCCGAAGGCAAGCCCGGCGTAGCCAAGCTTTTCCGCGCTGCTGCAGCTGCTGAAACCATCCACGCCCACGCACATCTTCGCCTCATGAAAGGCATCGGTTCTACCGAGGAAAACCTCAAAGCAGCCATCGAAGGAGAAAACTACGAGCACGAATCCATGTATCCTGAGATGATGGAAGACGCGAAAGCTGAAGGCGAAAACGCAGTACTGCGCTACTTCGGATTTGCCAACGAAGCGGAAAAAATCCACGCCAACCTTTACACTGAAGCTCTCAATGCTGACGGCGATGTTTTCGCGGAAGCAGACTTCCACATCTGTTCCGTATGCGGCCACACCCAGAACGGTGCAGCCACTGAAAAATGCCCCATTTGCGGCGCAGCACCCAAGGCTTACAGCAAAGTGGACTAA
- the asnS gene encoding asparagine--tRNA ligase has product MRRTCVKDILNAESAASEILLKGWVRTKRDNKGFSFLEVNDGSCLKNVQVIIDHTPEIEAELEKISTGASVGVVGELVESPGKGQKWEVRGKSIELIGFADPETFPLQKKRHSDEFLRSIAHLRPRSNKFGAMFRIRSELSYAIHKFYRDKGFFYVHTPIITGSDCEGAGEMFRVTSLDSEALSSMKKEDQAANDFFGKEAHLTVSGQLDAEMYALSLGRVYTFGPTFRAEKSNTPRHAAEFWMIEPEVAFADLNDNMDLGEEMVKYLINHVLENCADDIELFAKFVDKTLMDTLRNTLDNEFERIRYEDAVNLLQRCKKAKKFEYYPEYGQDLQTEHERYLTEKHFKKPVIVYDYPKEIKPFYMRVNDDDKTVAAMDLLVPRIGELVGGSQREERFDVLEARIAETGMDSEDYWWYLDTRRFGTAPHAGFGMGFERMLMLLTGVTNIRDVIPFPRTPKNLEF; this is encoded by the coding sequence ATGAGAAGAACATGCGTGAAAGATATTTTGAATGCCGAGAGTGCTGCATCCGAGATTCTGCTTAAAGGCTGGGTCCGCACCAAGCGTGACAACAAAGGCTTTTCCTTTCTGGAAGTGAACGACGGTTCCTGCCTGAAGAACGTGCAGGTGATCATCGACCACACTCCGGAAATCGAGGCCGAGCTGGAGAAAATCTCCACCGGGGCATCAGTAGGTGTTGTCGGTGAACTGGTTGAATCTCCGGGTAAGGGGCAGAAGTGGGAAGTGCGCGGCAAGTCCATCGAGTTGATCGGCTTTGCCGACCCTGAAACTTTTCCGCTCCAGAAGAAACGCCATTCTGATGAATTCCTGCGTTCCATTGCCCATCTGCGTCCGCGCTCAAATAAATTCGGGGCCATGTTTCGCATCCGTTCCGAGCTTTCCTACGCCATTCATAAATTTTACCGCGATAAGGGATTCTTTTACGTACACACCCCGATCATTACCGGCTCCGACTGTGAAGGCGCGGGCGAAATGTTCCGGGTTACTTCCCTTGACAGCGAAGCCCTTTCTTCCATGAAAAAGGAAGATCAGGCAGCCAACGATTTCTTCGGCAAGGAAGCGCACCTTACTGTTTCCGGTCAGCTTGATGCTGAAATGTACGCTCTTTCCCTCGGACGGGTATACACTTTCGGTCCTACTTTCCGCGCTGAAAAATCAAATACTCCGCGCCACGCCGCCGAGTTCTGGATGATTGAACCCGAAGTTGCCTTCGCCGATCTGAATGACAACATGGATCTCGGCGAGGAAATGGTTAAATATCTCATCAACCATGTTCTTGAAAATTGTGCTGACGATATCGAGCTGTTTGCGAAATTCGTGGACAAAACTCTTATGGATACACTGCGCAATACTCTTGATAACGAGTTCGAACGCATCCGTTATGAAGACGCGGTGAACCTGCTCCAGCGTTGCAAAAAAGCCAAGAAATTCGAGTATTATCCTGAATACGGTCAGGATCTGCAGACCGAACACGAAAGGTATCTCACTGAGAAGCATTTTAAGAAGCCGGTTATCGTTTACGATTATCCCAAAGAAATTAAGCCGTTCTACATGCGTGTGAACGATGATGACAAGACCGTGGCCGCCATGGACCTGCTGGTTCCCAGAATCGGCGAGCTTGTCGGCGGCTCACAGCGTGAAGAAAGGTTCGATGTTCTGGAAGCAAGAATTGCTGAAACCGGAATGGATTCCGAAGATTACTGGTGGTATCTGGATACCCGCCGCTTTGGAACCGCACCCCACGCCGGATTCGGTATGGGCTTCGAACGTATGCTCATGCTGCTCACCGGAGTAACCAATATCCGCGACGTCATCCCCTTCCCCAGAACTCCCAAGAATCTTGAGTTCTAA